The following coding sequences lie in one Opisthocomus hoazin isolate bOpiHoa1 chromosome 7, bOpiHoa1.hap1, whole genome shotgun sequence genomic window:
- the LOC142362046 gene encoding inositol 1,4,5-trisphosphate receptor-interacting protein-like 1, translated as MAAMRFLSLLLEMIIQQVQMVGEELDEATRERMQQLSEYTSREMTRLLQEVEHRSLMQKITEQSSYAWGGLLHAALLQWQFWAIAGVLLQLLLFGLCWWLRKRCCKPGSSRKRDISRSLEEEEDGEDPLHMDRFADEYTSWPLPNREKECEEVEELVNSLLLVCQILNNNFMPWLQVPVGFGGFREDVCASGEDQFVYRLLVPLEPPTGHSFHLELGTEGEMPVRNSRLRVQLECTCTEDWQPGDMLCFLHHSEDLLASIHEARLLQTLCTGPYLDVQKTALWLQELMTAACIAVAERDTYKFTSHS; from the coding sequence atggctgccatgcgattcctctccctgcttctggaaatgatcatccagcaggtgcagatggttggtgaggagctggatgaggccacacgcgagcgcatgcagcagctttCGGAGTACacgagccgggagatgactcggctgctgcaggaagtggagcacaggagcctgatgcagaagatcacggagcagagcagctatgcctggggaggcctgctccatgctgccttgctgcagtggcagttctgggccattgctggagtcctgctgcagctgctgctctttgggctttgctggtggctcaggaaaaggtgctgtaagccaggaagcagtagaaagcgtgacatctccagaagtcttgaggaggaggaagatggggaagacccattacacatggacagatttgcggacgagtacacatcatggccgctgcctaacagggaaaaagaatgcgaggaggtggaagagctggtgaacagccttcttcttgtctgccaaatcttaaataacaacttcatgccgtggctgcaggtacctgtaggttttggcggcttccgagaagacgtgtgtgccagtggagaagaccagtttgtctatcgcctgcttgtgcccctggagccaccaaccgggcactccttccacctggagctgggcaccgaaggtgagatgccagtgaggaactcccgcctgcgtgtgcagctggagtgcacgtgcacagaggattggcagccgggggacatgctctgcttcctccaccactctgaggacctgttggcaaGCATTCATGAAgccaggctcctacaaaccctctgcaccggcccgtacctcgatgtacagaaaaccgccttatggctccaggagctgatgacagcagcctgcattgctgtggctgagcgggacacatacaagtttacg